From the genome of Mucilaginibacter paludis DSM 18603:
ATGTCAGGTTTACAAAAGTAGTAAATGGCATTTTGGGGCAGCATGCCAAGTACCTTGCTGCTATCCTTATCATTTACCATACCCATTACAAAACGTAATTGCTGGTGTGGCGTAGCTGCAATGTTTTTTAGTACTTCGGCGATGCCTTCGGGGTTGTGCCCGGTATCGCATATCACCAACGGACTATCGCTTAGCGTATCCCACCTGCCGCGTAAGCCGGTGAGTGCTTTTACCTGCCGCAGCGCAGACTGAACATCGCCATCAGTAATGGCATAACCCTGCAATCTTAATTGATCAACAGCGCTTAAAACGCTTTTTACGTTTTTGGTTTGGTATGAGCCGTTAAGATCAAGTTGATAGTTTAACGCCTGGAGCTCTGGGCTATTTTTGTTCCGCAAACCAAGTTCAAGATATTTGGCATTTCTCGCTTCTGCCCTCTCGCTTCCCGCTTCCTGATTCTCACCTCTTGCTTCTTTATTCTCGCTTCCTGCTTCCAGCAACTCGGATGCGAAGCTAATCGGCGCGTTCTCCAGTCTGGCCTTCGTAATAAAAACATCGGCCACTTCGGGCTGATATTCTCCGATGATTACGGGGATACCAGGTTTGATGATGCCCGCCTTTTCGGCAGCGATGAGCGGCAGGGTATCGCCAAGCATATTCATGTGGTCCCAGCCTATGTTGGTAATCACCGAAAGCAGCGGCGTAATGATATTGGTAGAATCAAGCCTCCCGCCCAATCCAACTTCTATCACAGCTATATCCACTTTCTCGCGGGCAAAAAAATCAAAAGCGAGCGCTACCGTCATTTCAAAAAAAGAGGGTTCGATCTCTTCGAAGTTATGCCGGTGCTCGTCAACAAAATCAACTACAGCCTGCTCCGGAATCATTTCACCATTGATACGGATGCGCTCCCTAAAATCCCGCAAATGGGGCGACGTATATAAACCTGTTTTATAACCTGCCGTTTGCAGTACTGCTGCCAGCATATGCGATGTAGAGCCCTTGCCATTGGTACCACCCACATGGATAGTTTTAAACTGCTCATGCGGATTGCCCAAAACCTGGCACAAAGCAAGTGTATTGGTTAAGTCTTTTTTAAATGCCGATGAACCCACCCTGGTGAACATAGGTAACTGGGCATAAAGATAATCGAGGGTTTCGGGGTAAGTCATGTCTTTTTTGATGGTCCATAGTCGATGGTCCATGGTATTGTCTGTTTAAGGTTATTTTAGTCCATGGTCGATAGTAAG
Proteins encoded in this window:
- a CDS encoding bifunctional folylpolyglutamate synthase/dihydrofolate synthase, translating into MDHRLWTIKKDMTYPETLDYLYAQLPMFTRVGSSAFKKDLTNTLALCQVLGNPHEQFKTIHVGGTNGKGSTSHMLAAVLQTAGYKTGLYTSPHLRDFRERIRINGEMIPEQAVVDFVDEHRHNFEEIEPSFFEMTVALAFDFFAREKVDIAVIEVGLGGRLDSTNIITPLLSVITNIGWDHMNMLGDTLPLIAAEKAGIIKPGIPVIIGEYQPEVADVFITKARLENAPISFASELLEAGSENKEARGENQEAGSERAEARNAKYLELGLRNKNSPELQALNYQLDLNGSYQTKNVKSVLSAVDQLRLQGYAITDGDVQSALRQVKALTGLRGRWDTLSDSPLVICDTGHNPEGIAEVLKNIAATPHQQLRFVMGMVNDKDSSKVLGMLPQNAIYYFCKPDIPRGLDAETLKLKAESFGLHGNAYSSVQAAFQSAKAAAQKNDLVFIGGSTFVVAEVV